TGTCACATGAATTTGAAATCAACACGGTCTCTTTAGGTGAATCTACTGTCACGTCAATCGGTCAAATCAAGACGGTGGTCGATTATACTATTGACCAAATTTCAGAAACTTATGATGCACTCATTGTTATCGGTGGAAATAGCTGGTCAACGATTGAAAACGAACAACTCGTCTCACTGATCAAGTCATATTTAGACCAGTCTATCGTCGTTGGTGCGATATGTGGTGCTGTAGACTTCTTTGCTAAAAATGGCTTACTCACTGGTTACAAACATACGGGTAATGACCTCAACACTTGGACGACAGTCGAAGATTATAAGCAATATCATAATTCATTAGACTTTGTGAACGAAGACAGTGTAGCAGATAAGAACCTCGTCACTTCAAACGGATCCAGCAGCGTGGACTTTGCTTTCAATATCATACAAGCACTCGGACTTCTCGATCGTAAAGAAGCTGAGAAGAATAAATACTTCTATAAATCAGGATATGTCGCATATAAATTGAAGTATGGTGAAATTGGTTAAAATAGAAAAGCTGAACTCGAAGGAAATTTCGAGTTCAGCTTTGTTTTTTACTTATAGTATTTCTAATTTCTTCAATTCATCTATTATTCTATCTGTGTTTTTATTATCTTGAAATTCATTAATTTGTCTGTATTTGTGCATGATATTTTCAGGAACCTTATAGTTATTGGCAATAGCTTTTTGCACAATATTTACTAATGACTCTGCTGAATACGCAATTTCTCCTGGTGCGTTATTATCATTAACTGGTGGTATCGCTTTATAATTTTCAATTAAATAATCTTTTTCTTCCCAATAGAATATTGGGTATGCTCCTCTATAAATACTATCATAAATTGCTGAAGAATAGTCAGTTATAAATATGATAGAATCCTTCAAAGCCTCACTTGGATTAGGTTCAATCATTTCTTTATATTCTGGGAGTTTATCATAAATATACTCAGAAAACTTATTATGAGGTACAACAAGTAATCTATCTTTTAAACCAGCTTTTTCGAATTCATTTATCACTTTAATAAGTGATCTGAAATAACTTGTTTTAGTTATATCTCCAGAATAAATCAATCGTTCTTCCCAATATCTATAAGTTGGCATATATGCTATTTTATCAGCGCCTTCTGATAAAGTAATATTATCAAATGTAGCTAATCCTGTTTTAATTAAATCATTATCGTCGTAACCCATTTTATAAAATTGTTCAGCCTCTAAATCAGATGATATAACATTTTTTATATTATTATACTTGTTATAATTTTTATGGAATCCAAAGGCCATTGGATTATCTACTGGCTTCGCGAACATTATTCCATGTTGTAAAAAGACACTTGGTGTATCCATTATTTTATCTCTTAATGAATCAATATAAATTCTGTCATTGATGATATGATTTGGTAACTCTGAAGAAACAAAATAGTCAGATTCATATAATTTTAAGTAATGCTTGAAACTGTACTTTTTCAATAAGAATTTCCCGTATTTCTTTTTCATTTCTTTAAAGTAACTCGCATTTTTATCTAAAATAAAGTAATTATTAGAATTGATATTTTTATTTTCCATGACTTTATCAAAAACTTTGATTGATGATTCTTCCGCTCTCTCACTTTTCTTTTCAAAGTAAATATTAGTATTCTTATTTTTATTTTTCTTAGAGAAAAGTTTTGCAACTTTGATTTTAATTTTATTACTCATACTATATTCTTCTGAATAAGGTATTGAAGTAAGTGTTAAATTTGCGCCTAAATTATTTCTTAAAATCATTACATTATCTTTAAACACTGATGATTTCAATGTCTGCATTGGTTTTGCCAAACTTGATAAACCAACATTATGCAGAACAAAATCTTCACTACCACATAATATATTTGTATGAATTCTATCTAATTTTTCAATTTCCTCAAACGGAACTTTACCAACTACAAATTGATTTAATACTTTCAAATTTTTAAATGGTCGTTTAAATTTCCCAACTTTATTATCTTTATCTTGTAAATAAATATAGTCATATTTATGTTTAGCACGATAACCATTATGTTTAAATCGTCCGATTAGATAAAAAGATTTTTTCAATTTAAATGGTAATAAAAGTGATGTATATCTCGAAATCAATTTAGGATTAGATCTCAATACATGTACCCCATTACTATTATTAAAAATAAAATATTTTCTGTTTTTAAAACTGAAATATAATAATATATGTTCTTTTTTAATTTTTTCTGTCATTCTTAATTCTCTTATTAACGTAGGTGATAAACCAATTTTATTTACATTTAAAATTACACTGTCATCATTTTCTTTATTTGTTAGCTCTATATTATTAGAATTAATCATTCTTAAGCTAAAGTTTTCATTTTGATAATGAAGTTTAAAGATAAACTTTCTATAAATAATTTCATTTAAAAATCGATCATAGGTAATAATAACAACTAAATTATTGAACTTTAACTTCGCTATTGTAATGTATCTTTGTCTTTCCGACTCAATACCTAAATCAAAATCATGTGTATATACAATGGTTTTTGTATCATTTTTTTCACTAAACAAATCGTTCAATGTAAATAAAAGTTTACCTTCTAAATAAAATTCACCAATATGTCTATTTGCTATTTGGATATCCAAACATTTATTTATAATCACTTCATAATTAAAAATCGAATCTTTTATTTCTTGACTATCTGCATATATATGACCATTCCATGCATAAATGAATGTTTTATCATCTATACATGCAATAATTTCATCATTTATATCGTTGGTTTTGCATAATAAAACCTTGTCATCCTTAGGTATATATTTAAATTTATCTTCCTTTGATATATTGTCGTTAAATAATATTGCATTATCTTGTATTTCAAAATCAAATTTATTTGAAAATTTTATTACTGTCACACTTAACCCTCCATAATTTAAACTTATCTATTGTTCATTGTTTTGTTTGGCATTCATTATAAAATTCACCTATAAAAAAGAAGAACTCCCTATTAATAATCATTAATAGAGAGTTTAACGGGGATCCTTCAAACAGTTATAGTACAACCCATTTACGTTTTTGTAAATCTTTTTTTCCACACAAACGTATTCTATTGATTATTTTTTAGCCAAACAGATTCTTCATAAGCTTTAACCGCTTCTTGATAATGATTGCTTTTTGGTATGATGCCATGATCAACCGCTTCATTATAAGCATTCATTTTAGTCTGCTCATCTTTGTGACTATAAATCACTTTAGATAAATCTTTTTGATTTTTAATATTTAAATCATTGGCTTGATTTTTCTTTTTAACTTGTTCAGTTTTTTCTTTTTTGCTTCCTTTTTTGCTATGTTCTGAATGATCAGTTGTTTCCATATACCAAGCAGATGCAATAGTTAAGCAAAAAATGATCACTACGAGAATGATGTTTCTCATTGTTGAATCTCTCCTCAAATTTTAAGCAATATTAATATTAAACTACAATTTATCACATTTGTAAAATTTACATTTACAATTTTAATCTTAAATTTACAAATATACGAAATGTAAACAATTACATTAAGATTAAATCTTTTTTAATATACAATATTTTGAAATAGACAGTTTGATGTTTCATAGCCTGTTAGTCTCCATAATAAAAAGCACTACCCATATCGTATCCATTTTGGATTTGATTATCGGTAGTGCTTAATATTTAATTTAAAATAGTTCTGCTATATGTTGCATCTTCATTTATAAATTTTTCTTCTATGCTGAAGCTATCTATATTGTGATCATATACCAAATTTCCATAAATTTTATTTAAAAAGCTAACCTTTGAAAATAATTTTATTAAACTACTAGGTAACTTCAAAATTTTACTGTTCTTATTATTTAATTCTCTCATTTTAACTATAGCTACATTAGTATTTAAATAATATTGATTTTGTGGATGGAAAGTTCCTGAACTTTCTTTCTGAATCAATTCACCAATATAGATTTCTAGATTCTCTATATAAATGCTACTACGTTGGTTATCAATTTGAGGATATAAAGGTAATAATTTCGAAACTTGAATTAATCTATGAAAATTCCCTGGTGCTTCCGATCCATATATCATTGGCGGTCTAACTACTGCTATTTTAAATTTTGAAGATTTCATTTCATATAATTTTTCTTCTGCTCGTAGTTTAGAAATACCATATTCTGTTGTTGGCTTCTTAGCTGTATTTCTATCAATCGTTATATTTTCTCCAATTTTCCCTTCGACACCAAATACTGACATTGTACTGAAGAATATAAATTGTTTTGTACCTTCTGTTTTAGCCTTTTCAGCTAATTCTCTTGTTAAATGATAGTTAACATTCATATAATCAACCATTTTAGCATTTGGTTCATTATTATGTACAAGTGCAGCGAGATGAATAATAACATCAAACTTTCCAAAATCTAAATGCTTCCACTCATTTCCTCTTACACTAATACTTTCTACTAAGTAATCCTGATTTGTTAAATACTGTTCTAAACGATTACCTACATAACCATGCTTTCCAGTGATTAATATTGATTTACTCATTAATGTTTCACACCTTCAGAAGTTATCGTATTTCTGATTGTCTTATAAATAATAAACATATCTAAAGTAAAGTTTTGATTTTCAACATAATATTTATCATATTGCACTTTTTGATCATCTGAAATGTCATCTCTACCCATTACTTGTGCTAAACCAGTTAGCCCCGGCTTAACTGTATGTACATTTTCACTTGTTCTTTTTTCAATTAAATCATATTGATTGTATAGCGCAGGTCGTGGACCAACTACAGACATATCACCTTTGATGATATTAAATAATTGAGGTAATTCATCTATAGACGTTTTTCTAATAAAGCGCCCTGACTTTGTAATATACATACTTGCATCAATTTTATCTGTTGCTACATCTGGTGTTTCTACTTTCATAGATCTAAATTTATAAATATTAAATATCTTATTATTTAAACCAGGTCTTTTTTGTTTAAATACAATTGGACCCTTAGATTCTAATTTAATGATTATTGACGTTATCATTAAAATCGGAGAAGCAACTAGAATCACAAAAAGCGAACTAAAAAAATCAAATAATCTTTTCATCCCTTATGACCTCACTTTAATAATTCAAAATATTTTTCTGTACTTAATTTTCTTGTGTAATTATCTTTAAATAAATGATATGCGTTTGTTCCTATTACTTTAAGATTTTCAGTACTATTAGTTTCAATAAATTTTTTCATTTCTGAAAAATCGCCATTTTCTACTTGAATTCCAGCATTATAATCTATGAGTTGTTTCACAATATCAGTTTCTTTATTCATTATCGCTATCAGTGGCTTTCCAGCTGCTAGATAGGCATAATTTTTACTAGGAACGCCAAGACCTGTACCTTCTTCGACTAATGAAACAATACAACAATCAGCAATATTTAATACGTCAGAATAATCTGTACCTGTTAAGAAATCATATACGACTGCATTATCAATACTTTGATTTTTAATATATTGTTTTACTTCGTCTTGTTTTTTTCCATGTCCACATAAGATTGTAAATATCTCACTATTGCCTTTAACAGAATCTAAGAATTTCATAATCGTATCCATATCTTGCAGTTGCCCCATGTTCCCGCTATAAAGTAATATCTTATTATATTTACTTCGTATTTCTTGAAACT
The Mammaliicoccus sp. Dog046 genome window above contains:
- a CDS encoding DJ-1/PfpI family protein; this translates as MKRALIVLTEEYADWELAYIAAELSMSHEFEINTVSLGESTVTSIGQIKTVVDYTIDQISETYDALIVIGGNSWSTIENEQLVSLIKSYLDQSIVVGAICGAVDFFAKNGLLTGYKHTGNDLNTWTTVEDYKQYHNSLDFVNEDSVADKNLVTSNGSSSVDFAFNIIQALGLLDRKEAEKNKYFYKSGYVAYKLKYGEIG
- a CDS encoding sugar transferase, whose protein sequence is MKRLFDFFSSLFVILVASPILMITSIIIKLESKGPIVFKQKRPGLNNKIFNIYKFRSMKVETPDVATDKIDASMYITKSGRFIRKTSIDELPQLFNIIKGDMSVVGPRPALYNQYDLIEKRTSENVHTVKPGLTGLAQVMGRDDISDDQKVQYDKYYVENQNFTLDMFIIYKTIRNTITSEGVKH
- a CDS encoding CDP-glycerol glycerophosphotransferase family protein, translated to MTVIKFSNKFDFEIQDNAILFNDNISKEDKFKYIPKDDKVLLCKTNDINDEIIACIDDKTFIYAWNGHIYADSQEIKDSIFNYEVIINKCLDIQIANRHIGEFYLEGKLLFTLNDLFSEKNDTKTIVYTHDFDLGIESERQRYITIAKLKFNNLVVIITYDRFLNEIIYRKFIFKLHYQNENFSLRMINSNNIELTNKENDDSVILNVNKIGLSPTLIRELRMTEKIKKEHILLYFSFKNRKYFIFNNSNGVHVLRSNPKLISRYTSLLLPFKLKKSFYLIGRFKHNGYRAKHKYDYIYLQDKDNKVGKFKRPFKNLKVLNQFVVGKVPFEEIEKLDRIHTNILCGSEDFVLHNVGLSSLAKPMQTLKSSVFKDNVMILRNNLGANLTLTSIPYSEEYSMSNKIKIKVAKLFSKKNKNKNTNIYFEKKSERAEESSIKVFDKVMENKNINSNNYFILDKNASYFKEMKKKYGKFLLKKYSFKHYLKLYESDYFVSSELPNHIINDRIYIDSLRDKIMDTPSVFLQHGIMFAKPVDNPMAFGFHKNYNKYNNIKNVISSDLEAEQFYKMGYDDNDLIKTGLATFDNITLSEGADKIAYMPTYRYWEERLIYSGDITKTSYFRSLIKVINEFEKAGLKDRLLVVPHNKFSEYIYDKLPEYKEMIEPNPSEALKDSIIFITDYSSAIYDSIYRGAYPIFYWEEKDYLIENYKAIPPVNDNNAPGEIAYSAESLVNIVQKAIANNYKVPENIMHKYRQINEFQDNKNTDRIIDELKKLEIL
- a CDS encoding NAD-dependent epimerase/dehydratase family protein, which translates into the protein MSKSILITGKHGYVGNRLEQYLTNQDYLVESISVRGNEWKHLDFGKFDVIIHLAALVHNNEPNAKMVDYMNVNYHLTRELAEKAKTEGTKQFIFFSTMSVFGVEGKIGENITIDRNTAKKPTTEYGISKLRAEEKLYEMKSSKFKIAVVRPPMIYGSEAPGNFHRLIQVSKLLPLYPQIDNQRSSIYIENLEIYIGELIQKESSGTFHPQNQYYLNTNVAIVKMRELNNKNSKILKLPSSLIKLFSKVSFLNKIYGNLVYDHNIDSFSIEEKFINEDATYSRTILN